The following DNA comes from Alnus glutinosa chromosome 6, dhAlnGlut1.1, whole genome shotgun sequence.
AGCACGTATAACCCAGGATGGAGGGATCACCCCAATCTTAGCCATGGGAATCCACAAGTAAACCAGCTCGTGACTCAAAACCGCCCAAGTTACTAGCAGTATAAGCAACCATACCCCACTAGACAAAATCGGGCCAAACTTCTAATTCTGGTATGTCTTTAGAAGATATTGTAAAGTCTCTTGCCACTAATACTTTGTAATTTCAACAGGAGACAAGGGCCAGTATTCAAAGTTTGGACAATCAGATGGGCCAGATGGCAACAACAACTAGTCAACTAGAGGCGCAAAGTTCGGGGAAATTACCCTCTCAAACGGTAGTAAATCCAAGAGAAAATGAAAGTGCAATCGTTTTGAGAAGTGGTAAAGAGGTTGAGATTCCAGTAAAGGCAGCCCCTGCATCGtcgaagcaagaaaaagagaaaaacattgTTGCGGACAGGAATGTTCCCAATGACAATGATGTACCTAAGCGTAAGTTTCCACCTCTTTCTGATCATAAACCAGTACCTCTTTTTCCTCAGGCTTTAGCAGAATCTAGAAAATATGAGCAAAATAAAGATTTATATGAGACTTTTCGTAGATGCGAGGTAAATATTCCACTTTTAGATGCTATTAAACAAGTACCTCGTTATGCTAAATTCCTGAAAGAACTGTGTACAATTAAGAGGAAACAGAAACTTAAAGGATGTGAAAAGGTGAGTGTAGAGGAGAATGTTTCTGCAGTTATTCAGAGAAAACTCCCTACGAAGTGCAAAGATCCAGGTATGTTTACTATCCCTTGTACAATAGGTAACACGAGATTTGAGAATGCCATGACAGATTTAGGAGCTTCTATCAATGTCATGCCATATTCTATATATGCTTCTTTAAAAGTTGGACCTTTGAATAAAACTAGTGTTGTGATTCAATTGGCTGATAGATCTATTGCTTATCCTAAGGGTGTAGTTGAGGATTTCTTGTGCAAATTAATGATTTGGTTTTCCCTACTGATTTCTATGTGCTTCATATGGAAAATGGTGATCAAACTGCTTCTATTTTGTTAGGAAGACCATTCTTAAAGACATCCAAGACCAAGGTAGATGTTCATAATGGCACACTTACCATGGAATTTGATGGTGAAattgttaagtttaatatttatgatgccatgaaatatcctggtgatgataatcctgtttattctATTGATGTGATTGATTCTTTAGCACAGgaagtttttgaacttgatggAAAAGATGAATTAGAAGTTGCCATTAGTAAGCATCTTGAGAAAGAGAATGAGGAGTTAGCCTTGAGTACTGATTTGCAGGAAACTGTTGCAGCGCTGAATGATTTTCCGAAGTTATAGCAGTCAGGTAATGCTCCTTATATTGCGTTACCAATTTCTAACGAGAGGCCTTTACCCTCTGTTTTACAGGCCCCCATTCTAGATTTGAAGGCTCTCCCTAGTTACCTCAAGTATGTGTTCCTTGGAGACGAAGGAATGTTACCAGTGATCATCTCCAGTAAACTTAGTGCACCGCAAGAAGAAAAGCTTGTGCAGGTCCTTAATGAGCATAAGATGGCCATTGGTATGTCACCTTATTGGTTGGTATTTGGGAAACCATGCTACCTTCCAGTTGAGTTAGAACACAAGGCTTATTGGGCTATCAAGAGTTTCAACATGAAGATGGATGAAAGTGGAGAACACAGAAAGTTGTAACTACAAGAGTTAGAGGAAATTCGCAATGATGCCTATGAGAGTGCAAggatttacaaggaaaagacaaaGGCTTTTCACGACAAGATGATCTCTAGGAAGGAGtttaaaattggtcaaaaagtccttctATACCAATCACGGCTTCGTTTGTTTTTGGGGAAGTTGCGTTCTCGTTGGATTGGACCTTTTGTTGTTACTAATGTTTTTCCTCATGGTGCAGTTGAAATTCAAAGTTTAGCAACTTCCAAAGTGTTCAAGGTGAATGGACATAGACTTAAGATTTTCTATGAAGGTTTCCAAGTAGAGAATGTAGGAAAATTGGATCTTGAGGATCCAATTTATActgattgaagaagaaagcctTGAGTCGAGCCAACGATAATAAGCAAAGGCGCtgcttgggaggcaacccaatgagagtttgttttcttattcccacatttatattttggttatttctaCATTTTCTATACATTTCACcttacattggggacaatgtaagTTTTAAGTGTGGGGGAGGGGATTTAGgttatgttttaatttgttttctttcagaaaaaagaataagaaaaaaaggagttttactttttgtttttgtcgtTTTTAACGATTTAGGTTGTGTATGTCATGAGCAAGATTCAATTAAGCTTGACAAATTCGTAACATGATTGAATAAGTAATCTTTCGACTTAGAATTAAATAGTTTGGTTATTTTCCTTGAGAAAGGTAGTGACTAAATTTGGTAGACAAAAGCCGGTGAGATTTTGACTTTTTGAGCCTTTAGACTGACACATCCATATCagtctcactattttctttcatgaGAGATATTCTTCcatggatttgtttctctagaactTGCCTTGATTCTCTTCGAGGTCATAttgacacatgcatgcatgaacatgattAAGGCCTTCTTTGTTATAAGCTACATATAGCCAAATAGCAtaccttgtaattaatttttccttttgttgaacccctttgagctttatcgtTTATTGTGAACCCATGTCACAAGCTTTAAACCCGAAAAACAATGCCTTTACCCAAGCCGTAAAGCTAGTGGAGCATTGTTCATCATTATGATATGTATGGGTGTGCAAGAAATAAGTGTGGGGGTATCTGGATTTGTGGTATGGTTATGAATGGTGAAATGGAACATGTTCTCATTCACAATTCGTGAGTTACATTGTtgaggtaattttgaaaaaaagaagaagaagaagaaatgaagtgaTGGAGGAAATTGCTTTCGATATTACAAACTGTCCAAGTACGTAATTCCTtctaaaattccaataaagggGTCTGTTTATACGTGATTTATACAAATTGAAGAAGCTGCTGAATGGAGTGATTGGTttacatgtcttatatattcGAGCTTGAGTTGATTCATTTTTGCTCCACTAGTTTCGATGGCTTTTGAGCTACACTCCCAAATATTTTCCACTTTGATCCTAAACCCCGTTACAACCCTTGAAAAGTCCTTATGATTCGTGTTGTGCATGTGATCCCAGTGGTGGAGAATGAGATGATATGCAAGCCTATGGTAGATCATTtccattggaatgaatttgagCGAAACACATACCCTTCTAACACATGAGAGTTGAGTTTTTATTTCCGTGAGGGTCTACATTTAGTTTACTCCATCTTCGAGTGAAAATGCTTACTAAGTAATTGTAAGTTGTTTAAGAATGTTTGTTCATGATATGTTATGAGTTTTGAAGAGTTTGGTTGTTCTTTGTTAATGGCATTGGAACCTTAGTGTTTTTAATTAGGAAGGTGAATTTGAGTTTTGCCTGAGGACGAGCAAAAGTTAAGGGTGAGGGAATttgatgagaatgcaaaatgtcatatttttctcctttaatgtttagtcttttatccttatttggttgctaaatgtactcattattcttttattttgatttaggatgcaaataaaggcgttaaatgcaaaacaaagctaattggacgattttggacagttttgACATCACTttgtaatctgggcataactctctcatccaAGCttcgattgagatgattcaagatgctatggaacaccaagaaaaagatctacaactttcATGCTTTGCATTGTGAGAGATAACTGAATGAATCAAGGTcaaaatcgggcttgaagttgacgttctaatAAGCGGTCTATTTGCAGAAGTTTTCAAATCTTGTGCACGAAAGTCCAGTTGAAAAtaccaccttcctagttatattaggaatttattttagttttaatatttttcttaattagtcAGATttggatattattattttaggatAAGCTTTAGAATATCTTTAGATGATAAGAATTTGTGAAgtaactaagatttaatgatttgctgcgtcagaaattattaaatcttaggaagaacgcccgacgaaattaaatgcaaccacttgtgcttgtgttgtttcgcttcatcgatctctctaattcttaaggcttct
Coding sequences within:
- the LOC133871572 gene encoding uncharacterized protein LOC133871572, whose product is MKMLFLEKYFPASRASNIRKEICGVRQHNGESLHEYWERFKKLCASCPHHQISEQLLIQYFYEGLLPSDRSMIDAASGGALVDKTPEAARNLIANMATNSQQFGTRIDLPSKHVNEVNISSLEQQIMSLTSLVRQIVVGNMQTVKACGICSVVGHPTDMCPTLQEEPIEQVNAAGGFPGKPQRKYDPYSSTYNPGWRDHPNLSHGNPQETRASIQSLDNQMGQMATTTSQLEAQSSGKLPSQTVVNPRENESAIVLRSGKEVEIPVKAAPASSKQEKEKNIVADRNVPNDNDVPKRKFPPLSDHKPVPLFPQALAESRKYEQNKDLYETFRRCEVNIPLLDAIKQVPRYAKFLKELCTIKRKQKLKGCEKVSVEENVSAVIQRKLPTKCKDPAQEVFELDGKDELEVAISKHLEKENEELALSTDLQETAPILDLKALPSYLKYVFLGDEGMLPVIISSKLSAPQEEKLVQVLNEHKMAIGMSPYWLVFGKPCYLPVELEHKAYWAIKSFNMKMDESGEHRKL